A stretch of Pseudomonas sp. CCC3.1 DNA encodes these proteins:
- a CDS encoding CmpA/NrtA family ABC transporter substrate-binding protein has protein sequence MNEPSAGPLAWVNGSDAPEKTEINLGFMALSDCASVVVAATQGFAQPFGLTLNLKRQSSWASLRDNLVSGQLDAAHSLYGLIYAVHLGIGGIAATDMAVLMGLNQNGQSLNLSHGLQALGVTHSEALQQHAHQRHSKLTFAQTFPTGTHAMWLYYWLASQGIHPLQDVDSVVVPPQQMITHLQAGRIDGFCVGEPWAASAVKQNMGFTLTTTQSLWPDHPEKVLGCTREFVEQYPNTARALVMAVLEASRFIEQSTENRRSTAHLLSAPAYLDTDLDCIEPRLLGEYSDGLGNHWHDPHALRFHGDGEVNLPYLSDGMWFMTQFRRWGLLREDPDYLSVARQVQQLALYRDAASAVGIAAPEQDMRSSQLIDGKVWDGSDPAGYAHSFTLHALSPQPPLHARR, from the coding sequence ATGAACGAACCATCCGCAGGTCCCTTGGCCTGGGTTAACGGCAGCGACGCCCCGGAAAAGACCGAAATCAACCTCGGTTTTATGGCACTCAGCGACTGCGCTTCAGTGGTGGTCGCCGCCACACAAGGCTTCGCGCAACCCTTTGGCCTGACGCTTAACCTCAAGCGCCAGTCGTCCTGGGCCAGCCTGCGGGACAATCTGGTCAGTGGCCAACTCGACGCCGCCCACAGCCTGTACGGTTTGATCTACGCCGTGCACTTGGGCATTGGCGGCATTGCGGCCACCGACATGGCCGTGTTGATGGGCCTGAACCAAAACGGCCAAAGCCTCAACCTCTCCCACGGGTTGCAGGCGCTGGGCGTGACCCATTCTGAGGCGCTGCAACAGCACGCGCACCAACGTCATTCAAAACTGACTTTCGCTCAGACGTTTCCCACCGGCACCCACGCCATGTGGCTGTATTACTGGCTCGCCAGCCAAGGCATTCACCCGCTGCAAGATGTCGACAGCGTCGTCGTGCCGCCACAACAAATGATCACCCACTTGCAGGCGGGGCGCATTGACGGCTTTTGCGTCGGCGAGCCATGGGCCGCCAGCGCTGTTAAACAAAACATGGGCTTCACGCTGACCACCACCCAAAGCCTGTGGCCCGACCACCCGGAAAAAGTCTTGGGATGCACCCGCGAGTTCGTCGAGCAGTACCCCAACACCGCCCGTGCGCTGGTGATGGCAGTGCTCGAAGCCAGCCGTTTTATTGAGCAGAGCACCGAAAACCGGCGCAGCACCGCACACCTGTTGAGCGCACCCGCGTACTTGGATACTGACCTGGACTGCATCGAGCCACGCTTGCTCGGCGAATACAGCGACGGCCTGGGCAATCACTGGCACGACCCCCACGCCTTGCGCTTTCATGGCGACGGCGAGGTCAATCTGCCGTACCTGTCCGATGGCATGTGGTTTATGACCCAGTTCCGCCGCTGGGGCTTGCTGCGTGAAGACCCGGATTACCTCAGCGTCGCCCGTCAGGTGCAGCAACTGGCGCTGTACCGCGACGCTGCCAGCGCCGTGGGCATAGCCGCCCCAGAGCAGGATATGCGCAGCAGCCAACTGATTGATGGCAAAGTCTGGGATGGCTCGGACCCGGCAGGCTATGCACACAGCTTTACGCTGCACGCCCTGAGCCCCCAGCCGCCTCTACACGCCCGTCGCTGA
- a CDS encoding ANTAR domain-containing response regulator yields the protein MLRILLINDTAKKVGRLKAALTEAGFEVIDESGLTIDLPARVETVRPDVILIDTESPSRDVMEQVVLVSRDQPRPIVMFTDEHDPGVMRQAIKSGVSAYIVEGIQAQRLQPILDVAMARFESDQALRAQLHARDQQLAERKRIELAKGLLMKMKACNEEEAYTLMRRQAMSRQQKLIQVAEQIIAMSELLS from the coding sequence ATGTTGCGCATCCTGCTGATCAACGACACCGCGAAGAAAGTCGGGCGGCTCAAAGCCGCACTGACTGAGGCCGGGTTTGAGGTGATCGACGAGTCCGGGCTGACCATTGATCTGCCGGCACGCGTCGAAACGGTGCGTCCGGACGTGATCCTGATCGATACCGAGTCGCCCAGTCGCGACGTGATGGAGCAAGTGGTGCTGGTGTCTCGCGACCAGCCACGGCCCATTGTCATGTTTACCGACGAACACGACCCCGGCGTGATGCGTCAGGCGATTAAGTCCGGGGTCAGTGCCTATATCGTCGAGGGCATTCAAGCCCAACGCCTGCAACCGATTCTGGACGTGGCTATGGCCCGCTTTGAAAGCGATCAGGCCCTGCGCGCTCAACTGCACGCCCGCGACCAGCAACTGGCCGAGCGCAAGCGCATTGAGCTGGCCAAGGGCCTATTAATGAAGATGAAAGCCTGCAACGAAGAAGAGGCCTACACCTTGATGCGGCGTCAGGCCATGAGCCGCCAGCAGAAGCTGATTCAGGTGGCCGAACAGATCATCGCCATGAGCGAACTGCTGAGCTGA
- a CDS encoding nitrate/nitrite transporter codes for MNSSFWKSGHTPTLFAAFLYFDLSFMVWYLLGPLAVQIATDLHLTTQQRGLVVATPILAGAVLRFTMGLLADRLSPKIAGVIGQIIVISALFVAWKHGIHSYEQALLLGLFLGMAGASFAVALPLASQWYPPQHQGKAMGIAGAGNSGTVFAALLAPVLAAAYGWSNVFGFALIPLILCLMVFVWLAKNAPERPKAKSMADYFKALGDRDSWWFMFFYSVTFGGFIGLASALPGYFNDQYGLSPVTAGYYTAACVFGGSLMRPLGGALADRFGGIRTLLGMYAVATISIAAVGFNLPNSYAALALFVCTMLGLGAGNGAVFQLVPQRFRREIGVITGLIGMAGGMGGFALAAGMGAIKQSTGSYQLALWLFASLGVLAWFGLHGVKRRWRTTWGSAAVTAARV; via the coding sequence ATGAATTCAAGCTTCTGGAAATCCGGCCATACCCCGACCCTGTTCGCGGCCTTTTTGTATTTCGACCTGAGTTTTATGGTCTGGTACTTGCTCGGCCCACTGGCGGTGCAAATCGCCACCGACCTGCACCTCACCACCCAGCAACGCGGACTGGTGGTCGCCACACCCATTCTGGCGGGCGCCGTGCTGCGCTTTACCATGGGCCTGCTGGCTGATCGCCTGTCGCCGAAAATCGCTGGGGTGATCGGTCAGATCATTGTCATCAGCGCGCTATTCGTCGCCTGGAAACACGGCATTCACAGTTACGAACAAGCGCTGTTGCTGGGGCTGTTTCTGGGCATGGCGGGTGCCTCGTTCGCCGTGGCTCTGCCACTGGCCTCGCAATGGTACCCGCCGCAACATCAAGGCAAAGCCATGGGCATCGCCGGTGCGGGCAACTCCGGCACCGTGTTCGCCGCCCTGCTGGCCCCGGTGCTGGCGGCCGCCTACGGCTGGAGCAACGTGTTCGGGTTTGCCCTGATCCCGCTGATCCTGTGCCTGATGGTGTTTGTCTGGCTGGCTAAAAATGCCCCCGAACGGCCCAAGGCCAAATCCATGGCCGACTATTTCAAAGCGCTGGGAGACCGTGACAGTTGGTGGTTCATGTTTTTCTACAGCGTGACCTTCGGCGGCTTTATCGGCTTGGCGAGCGCCCTGCCCGGCTACTTCAACGACCAATATGGCCTGAGCCCGGTCACAGCGGGTTACTACACCGCCGCCTGCGTGTTTGGCGGCAGCTTGATGCGCCCGCTGGGCGGTGCATTGGCCGACCGTTTTGGCGGCATTCGCACCTTGCTGGGAATGTATGCCGTGGCAACCATCAGCATCGCCGCCGTGGGCTTCAACCTGCCCAATTCCTACGCGGCACTGGCGTTATTTGTGTGCACCATGCTTGGCCTTGGGGCTGGCAACGGGGCAGTGTTTCAACTGGTGCCGCAGCGCTTTCGCCGTGAAATCGGGGTAATAACCGGCCTGATCGGCATGGCGGGTGGCATGGGCGGCTTTGCGTTGGCCGCGGGCATGGGCGCCATTAAACAAAGCACCGGCAGCTACCAGTTGGCCTTGTGGTTGTTCGCCAGTCTGGGGGTGTTGGCCTGGTTTGGCTTGCACGGGGTGAAACGCCGCTGGAGAACCACCTGGGGTTCGGCGGCTGTCACCGCAGCCCGCGTGTAA
- a CDS encoding bifunctional protein-serine/threonine kinase/phosphatase produces the protein MSLQLSFAQASATGPRAENQDALRGVTPAPALAASKGYLFAIADGVSQCADGALAAHSTLQALALDYYATPQTWSVAHAMERLLLAQNRWLQANGGGQPLLTTLSALVLRGKRFTLAHVGDCRVYRWHAERLQRISEDHVWEQPGMQHVLKRALGLDQHLVVDFLDGELHLGETFVLLSDGVWSTLSDTAIAAILRDQPVLQDAAHTLVNAAHLAGSQDNASALLVQVQALGETNIGDTLIQLQQWPLPPTLKPGQSFEGWQVECQLTHSQQSLLYRVRDEQQQPWLLKTLPLHLHDDPLAGQALLSEEWFLKRVAGRHFVQVHAASQRQHLYYVMREYPGLTLQTLFDQVGPLPLEQWRELAERLLRAVGLLHRRQIFHRDIKPHNLLLGDDGELRLLDFGLAYCPGLSEDPPGTLPGTPSYLAPEAFLGAAPCAQQDVYAVAVTLYQLLTGHYPYGEIEAFQRPRFGVPVSASRYRPDLPQWLVQSLERGVAADPAQRFETAEQWLLQLEQGERQSLRVRPRPLLEREPLKVWQAVALGSLLINLVLLFLMFHH, from the coding sequence ATGAGCCTGCAACTGAGCTTCGCCCAAGCCAGCGCCACCGGCCCTCGCGCAGAAAACCAAGACGCGCTGCGCGGGGTTACTCCGGCGCCAGCACTGGCGGCGAGCAAGGGTTACTTGTTCGCCATTGCCGACGGCGTGAGCCAATGTGCCGACGGCGCTCTCGCCGCCCACTCGACCTTGCAGGCACTGGCGCTGGACTACTACGCCACGCCCCAAACCTGGAGCGTGGCACATGCCATGGAGCGCCTGCTGCTCGCGCAAAACCGCTGGTTACAAGCCAATGGTGGCGGGCAACCGCTGCTGACCACGCTCAGTGCGCTGGTGCTGCGCGGCAAGCGTTTCACCCTTGCACACGTGGGCGATTGCCGGGTGTACCGCTGGCATGCCGAACGCTTGCAGCGCATCAGTGAAGACCACGTCTGGGAGCAGCCCGGCATGCAGCACGTGCTCAAGCGCGCGCTGGGGCTGGACCAACATCTGGTGGTGGACTTTCTCGACGGCGAACTGCATCTGGGCGAAACATTTGTGCTGCTCAGTGATGGCGTGTGGTCGACCTTGAGCGACACCGCCATTGCCGCAATCCTGCGTGATCAACCGGTACTGCAAGACGCCGCACACACGCTGGTCAACGCCGCACATCTGGCGGGCAGCCAAGACAACGCCAGCGCCCTGCTGGTGCAGGTCCAAGCGCTGGGCGAAACCAACATCGGCGATACCTTGATTCAATTGCAGCAATGGCCGTTGCCCCCGACGCTCAAACCGGGGCAGTCCTTTGAAGGCTGGCAGGTTGAATGCCAACTCACACACAGTCAGCAATCGCTGCTGTATCGCGTGCGTGATGAGCAACAACAACCCTGGCTGCTGAAAACCTTGCCGCTCCACCTGCATGACGATCCTCTGGCCGGGCAAGCACTGTTGTCCGAAGAATGGTTTCTCAAGCGAGTGGCTGGCCGTCATTTTGTACAGGTGCATGCTGCCAGTCAGCGCCAGCACCTGTACTACGTAATGCGCGAATACCCCGGTTTAACCCTGCAAACGCTCTTCGACCAAGTGGGCCCCTTGCCGCTCGAACAATGGCGGGAACTGGCAGAGCGATTATTGCGGGCGGTCGGCCTGTTGCACCGACGGCAGATTTTTCACCGTGACATCAAACCGCACAATCTGCTGCTGGGGGACGATGGCGAATTACGCCTACTGGACTTTGGCCTGGCTTACTGCCCCGGCCTGTCTGAAGACCCGCCTGGGACCTTGCCCGGCACGCCCAGCTACCTCGCCCCAGAAGCCTTTCTCGGCGCCGCGCCCTGTGCGCAACAGGATGTGTATGCGGTGGCGGTGACGTTGTATCAATTGCTGACCGGGCATTACCCCTACGGCGAAATCGAAGCCTTCCAGCGCCCGCGTTTTGGTGTGCCCGTCAGCGCCAGCCGTTACCGGCCCGACCTCCCGCAATGGCTGGTGCAGAGCCTGGAACGCGGTGTTGCCGCTGACCCAGCGCAACGGTTTGAAACCGCAGAACAATGGCTGCTGCAACTGGAACAGGGCGAGCGGCAGAGCCTGCGGGTACGCCCCAGGCCGTTGCTGGAACGTGAGCCGCTGAAGGTCTGGCAAGCGGTGGCGTTGGGGTCGTTATTGATTAATCTGGTGCTGTTGTTTTTGATGTTTCATCACTGA
- the nirB gene encoding nitrite reductase large subunit NirB, which translates to MKKLKLVMIGNGMAGVRTLEELLKLSNELYDITVFGAEPHANYNRILLSPVLAGEQTFEEIVLNDLDWYLDNDIKLLLNRKVVKIDRAKRRVIADDGTEAEYDRLLIATGSTPFMLPIPGNTLNGVIGYRDIADTQAMIDTAKTHTHAVVIGGGLLGLEAANGLMLRGMHVTVIHIGEWLLDRQLDPISGQLLQTALEARGLHFRLREQTHALHDAGNGRVGSVEFKNGDIIPADLVVMAAGIRPNTELAEQCGIPCNRGIVVNDTLQTYDPRIYAIGECASHRGIAYGLVAPLFEQAKVCANHLAQLGFARYQGSVTSTKLKVTGIDLFSAGDFMGGEGTETITLSDPIGGVYKKLVIKDDVLVGACLYGDTADGGWYFRQIRENHAIGEIRDHLMFGENAIGDVGHQGQDKTMSMADTAEVCGCNGVCKGTIVKAIQAHGLFSVDEVKKHTKAASSCGSCAGLVEQILINTVGGAADVKPKSEKAICGCSDLNHGHIRQAIRDQHLLTIASTQSYLNWRTPNGCATCRPALNYYLISTWPGEARDDPQSRLINERAHANIQKDGTYSVVPRMWGGVTNPSELRRIADVADKYNVPMVKVTGGQRIDLLGIKKQDLPGVWKDLDMPSGHAYGKSIRTVKTCVGSEFCRFGTQNSTQLGIELEHDLFNMWSPHKVKLAVSGCPRNCSEAGIKDVGIIGVDSGWEMYIGGNGGIKTEVAEFFVKLKTAEEVREYNGAFLQLYREEAFYLERTVHYLQRVGMEHIKKAVLEDPDRRKALNDRLQFSLSFEQDPWKERLEQPLLKKEFDVIALKNLEVLV; encoded by the coding sequence ATGAAAAAATTAAAACTGGTGATGATCGGTAACGGCATGGCCGGGGTTCGGACCCTGGAAGAACTGCTTAAGTTGAGCAATGAGCTGTACGACATCACGGTCTTCGGCGCCGAACCTCACGCTAATTACAACCGGATTTTGCTGTCGCCGGTGCTGGCCGGTGAGCAAACGTTTGAAGAGATCGTGCTTAACGATCTGGACTGGTATCTGGATAACGACATAAAGCTGCTGCTTAACCGCAAAGTGGTGAAAATCGATCGAGCCAAACGCCGGGTTATCGCCGATGACGGCACTGAGGCCGAATACGATCGGCTGTTGATCGCCACCGGCTCAACACCGTTTATGTTGCCCATCCCCGGCAACACCCTGAACGGGGTGATCGGCTACCGCGACATTGCCGACACGCAGGCCATGATCGACACCGCCAAAACTCACACCCATGCCGTGGTGATCGGCGGTGGGTTGCTGGGTCTGGAAGCCGCCAACGGCCTGATGCTGCGTGGCATGCATGTGACCGTGATACACATCGGTGAATGGCTGCTGGACCGCCAGCTCGACCCGATCAGTGGCCAGTTGTTGCAAACGGCCCTAGAAGCCCGCGGCCTGCATTTTCGCCTGCGTGAACAGACTCACGCCCTGCACGATGCGGGCAACGGCCGGGTCGGCTCGGTCGAATTCAAGAACGGGGACATTATCCCCGCCGATCTGGTGGTGATGGCCGCTGGCATTCGTCCTAATACCGAGCTGGCGGAGCAGTGTGGTATCCCGTGCAACCGCGGAATTGTGGTCAACGACACGCTGCAAACCTATGACCCGCGTATTTATGCCATCGGCGAATGCGCCAGCCATCGCGGTATTGCTTACGGCCTGGTCGCTCCACTTTTTGAACAAGCCAAGGTCTGCGCCAATCACCTCGCGCAGCTGGGTTTTGCCCGCTACCAAGGCTCGGTGACGTCAACCAAATTGAAGGTCACCGGCATCGACCTGTTTTCGGCGGGCGACTTTATGGGCGGCGAAGGCACCGAAACCATCACCCTGTCGGACCCTATTGGCGGGGTCTACAAAAAGCTGGTCATCAAGGACGATGTGCTGGTCGGCGCGTGCTTGTACGGCGATACCGCCGACGGTGGTTGGTACTTCCGTCAGATCCGTGAGAATCACGCCATCGGTGAGATCCGTGATCACTTGATGTTTGGCGAAAATGCTATCGGCGACGTCGGCCATCAAGGTCAGGATAAAACCATGAGCATGGCCGACACTGCCGAAGTCTGCGGCTGCAATGGCGTGTGCAAAGGCACGATCGTCAAGGCGATTCAGGCACACGGGCTGTTCAGCGTCGACGAGGTCAAAAAGCACACCAAGGCCGCCAGCTCTTGTGGTTCTTGCGCAGGCCTGGTCGAGCAGATTTTGATCAACACCGTGGGCGGTGCCGCCGACGTTAAACCGAAGAGCGAAAAAGCCATCTGCGGGTGCAGCGACCTCAACCATGGGCACATTCGCCAAGCCATTCGCGATCAACATTTACTGACCATCGCAAGTACCCAGAGCTACTTGAACTGGCGCACGCCCAACGGCTGCGCCACCTGCCGACCGGCGCTCAACTATTACCTGATTTCCACCTGGCCGGGCGAGGCCCGCGACGATCCGCAATCGCGCCTGATCAACGAGCGCGCCCATGCCAACATCCAGAAAGATGGCACCTATTCAGTGGTGCCGCGCATGTGGGGCGGGGTGACAAACCCTTCCGAACTGCGGCGCATTGCCGACGTGGCCGACAAATACAACGTGCCCATGGTCAAGGTCACAGGCGGCCAGCGCATCGACTTATTAGGGATCAAGAAGCAAGACCTGCCGGGCGTCTGGAAGGACCTCGACATGCCATCGGGCCACGCCTACGGCAAATCCATCCGTACTGTGAAGACGTGCGTCGGCAGCGAATTCTGCCGCTTTGGCACCCAAAACTCCACGCAACTGGGGATCGAGCTGGAACATGACTTGTTCAATATGTGGTCGCCGCACAAGGTCAAACTGGCCGTCTCCGGCTGCCCGCGCAACTGCTCCGAAGCGGGCATCAAGGACGTGGGCATCATCGGCGTGGACTCGGGTTGGGAGATGTACATCGGGGGTAATGGTGGGATCAAAACCGAGGTCGCTGAATTCTTCGTCAAACTCAAAACCGCCGAAGAAGTACGCGAGTACAACGGCGCTTTCCTACAGCTTTACCGCGAAGAAGCCTTCTACCTCGAACGCACCGTGCATTACCTGCAACGGGTTGGCATGGAGCACATCAAAAAAGCCGTGCTCGAAGACCCGGACCGGCGCAAAGCGCTCAATGACCGCCTGCAGTTTTCTTTGTCGTTTGAACAAGATCCGTGGAAAGAACGTCTGGAGCAGCCACTGCTGAAAAAGGAATTCGACGTCATCGCGCTGAAGAACCTGGAGGTGTTGGTATGA
- the nirD gene encoding nitrite reductase small subunit NirD, with translation MNWLDICSLDEINALGSRIINGPKGDIAIFRTSDDEVFALDDRCPHKGGPLSQGLIYGKRVACPLHNWQIDLQSGEAQAPDIGCAHHHLARVENGRVQLALRDAG, from the coding sequence ATGAACTGGCTGGATATTTGTTCACTCGACGAAATCAATGCCCTGGGTTCGCGGATCATTAATGGTCCAAAAGGCGACATCGCGATTTTTCGCACCAGCGACGACGAAGTCTTCGCCCTTGATGACCGTTGCCCGCACAAGGGTGGCCCTCTGTCTCAGGGGTTGATCTACGGCAAGCGCGTGGCGTGCCCGCTGCACAACTGGCAAATCGACCTGCAAAGCGGCGAAGCTCAGGCCCCGGACATTGGCTGCGCCCATCACCACCTGGCGCGGGTCGAAAATGGCCGAGTGCAGTTGGCCCTGCGGGACGCAGGCTGA
- a CDS encoding molybdopterin-dependent oxidoreductase produces the protein MDRQITASTCCYCGVGCGVLIEHDGERIFGVRGDPAHPANFGKLCSKGSTLHLTGDLNARALYPQLRLGKALARGRTDWDSALDHAASVFANTLAEHGPDSVAFYVSGQLLTEDYYAFNKLARALIGTNNIDSNSRLCMSSAVVGYKRSLGADAPPCNYEDLELSDCVMIVGSNMAYAHPVLFRRLEEAKARRPAMKVIVIDPRRTDTCDLADLHLAILPGTDVALFHGILHLLLWEDWVDRDFINAHTDGLPALKQRVRDYTPSMVSQLCGISVEQLELCAQWVGTSPSFLSLWCMGLNQSTAGSAKNSALINLHLATGQIGRPGAGPFSLTGQPNAMGGRETGSLSNLLPGHRDAANAEHRAEVAAYWGVEQLPANIGLTAIELFEHVGSGKIKALWIACTNPAQSLPDQVAVRAALQACPFVVLQEAFHTTETAAFADLLLPAASWGEKDGTVTNSERRISHVRKAVVAPGEARADWAITVDFAQRLEKYLRPNANSLFAFDHPAQLFDEFKHLTRGRDLDLSGISHALIDRLGPQQWPFPEGAVEGTARLYGDGIFATPNGRAQFIDEPYRAAKEQRDARFPLTLITGRLRDQWHGMSRTGTAAQLFGHVSEAVLSLHPDELRRHRLQPGDLISLKSRRGALVLPVSSDDSVRPGQAFLPMHWGDRFLKGGVNSLTLPAFDPLSKQPELKHSAVRLEPVHLPWHLFALIEGDVQSHFQTLRPLCESFSYVSLSLTGRERPALLIRAASAKAPDAQLLRDIDQCLGLNDGPVLAYDDPRRAIGKRVRIEHGRITAIRLAGETLAQHWLQNLWLEGRADEQLRRWLLAPLSAPPGNAGSPAGGNKIVCNCKNVSQGAICDAIAQGLDLPALKKTLGCGTQCGSCVPEIKRLLVAKTQPITVIA, from the coding sequence ATGGACCGCCAGATCACCGCCTCGACCTGCTGCTATTGCGGGGTCGGCTGCGGCGTGCTGATTGAGCACGACGGCGAACGCATCTTTGGCGTGCGCGGCGATCCGGCGCACCCGGCCAACTTCGGAAAACTGTGTAGCAAGGGTTCTACCCTTCACCTGACCGGCGACCTGAATGCACGTGCGCTGTACCCCCAACTGCGCCTTGGCAAAGCGCTGGCCCGTGGTCGCACCGACTGGGACAGCGCCCTCGATCACGCCGCCAGCGTGTTTGCCAACACCCTCGCAGAGCACGGCCCTGACAGCGTGGCGTTTTACGTGTCCGGGCAGCTACTGACCGAGGATTACTACGCCTTCAACAAACTCGCGCGGGCGCTGATTGGCACCAACAATATCGACAGCAATTCGCGGCTGTGCATGTCATCAGCGGTGGTCGGCTACAAGCGCAGCCTCGGGGCCGATGCACCGCCGTGCAACTATGAAGACCTCGAACTGAGCGACTGCGTGATGATCGTCGGCAGTAACATGGCCTACGCCCATCCGGTGCTGTTTCGTCGGCTTGAAGAGGCCAAAGCCCGACGCCCAGCCATGAAGGTGATCGTCATCGACCCACGTCGTACTGACACCTGCGATTTGGCCGATCTGCATCTAGCGATTCTTCCCGGCACCGATGTCGCCCTGTTCCACGGGATTTTGCACCTGCTGCTGTGGGAAGACTGGGTCGACCGCGACTTTATCAACGCGCATACCGACGGTCTGCCTGCGCTCAAACAACGAGTGCGCGATTACACCCCGTCGATGGTGTCGCAGCTCTGTGGCATCAGCGTCGAGCAACTGGAGCTATGTGCACAGTGGGTCGGCACCTCGCCGAGTTTTCTGTCGCTGTGGTGCATGGGGCTCAACCAGTCCACGGCGGGCAGCGCCAAAAACAGCGCGCTGATCAACCTGCATTTGGCCACCGGGCAAATTGGTCGGCCTGGCGCAGGGCCTTTCTCACTGACAGGTCAGCCAAATGCCATGGGCGGACGCGAAACTGGCAGCCTGTCCAACCTGCTGCCCGGCCATCGCGACGCCGCCAATGCCGAACATCGCGCCGAAGTGGCTGCGTATTGGGGGGTTGAGCAACTCCCGGCAAATATCGGCCTGACCGCCATCGAGTTGTTTGAGCACGTGGGCAGCGGCAAGATCAAAGCCCTGTGGATTGCCTGCACCAACCCGGCCCAATCCCTGCCCGATCAAGTCGCCGTGCGGGCGGCACTGCAAGCGTGCCCGTTTGTGGTGCTACAAGAAGCCTTTCACACCACCGAAACGGCAGCCTTCGCTGACCTGCTGCTGCCTGCCGCCAGTTGGGGCGAGAAGGACGGCACGGTGACCAATTCTGAGCGGCGCATTTCCCATGTTCGCAAAGCAGTCGTCGCACCGGGCGAAGCGCGTGCGGACTGGGCCATTACCGTCGATTTCGCACAGCGTCTGGAAAAGTATCTGCGCCCTAACGCCAACAGTCTGTTCGCCTTTGATCACCCGGCGCAGCTCTTCGACGAATTCAAACACCTGACCCGTGGCCGCGACCTTGATCTGTCGGGCATCAGCCACGCGCTGATTGATCGCCTCGGCCCGCAGCAATGGCCATTTCCCGAGGGTGCGGTTGAAGGCACCGCCCGGCTGTACGGGGATGGTATCTTTGCGACGCCCAACGGCCGCGCCCAGTTTATTGACGAACCCTATCGCGCCGCCAAGGAGCAACGCGACGCCCGCTTCCCGCTGACGCTGATCACTGGCCGTCTGCGCGACCAATGGCACGGCATGAGCCGCACCGGCACCGCTGCGCAACTGTTCGGTCATGTCAGCGAAGCGGTGCTGAGCCTGCACCCGGACGAACTGCGCCGCCATCGCCTGCAACCCGGTGACCTGATCAGCCTTAAAAGTCGGCGCGGGGCGCTGGTTTTGCCGGTCAGCAGCGACGATAGCGTGCGCCCCGGTCAAGCGTTTTTGCCGATGCATTGGGGCGACCGCTTTCTCAAGGGTGGGGTTAATAGCCTGACCTTGCCCGCCTTCGACCCGCTGTCTAAACAACCGGAACTCAAACACAGCGCCGTGCGGCTGGAGCCCGTGCACTTGCCGTGGCATTTATTCGCGCTGATCGAAGGCGATGTTCAATCACATTTCCAGACGCTGCGACCGCTGTGCGAGAGTTTTTCTTACGTGAGCCTCAGCCTGACCGGACGTGAACGCCCCGCGCTGCTGATCCGCGCCGCCAGCGCCAAGGCGCCTGATGCACAACTGCTGCGCGACATCGATCAATGCCTGGGGCTCAACGACGGCCCGGTATTGGCCTACGACGACCCGCGACGCGCCATTGGCAAACGGGTACGCATTGAGCACGGACGCATTACAGCCATTCGGCTGGCGGGTGAAACCCTGGCCCAACACTGGTTGCAAAACCTGTGGCTGGAAGGCCGCGCCGACGAACAGCTACGGCGCTGGCTACTGGCCCCGCTGAGTGCACCGCCGGGTAACGCTGGCTCACCAGCGGGCGGCAACAAGATTGTGTGTAACTGCAAAAACGTCAGCCAAGGCGCCATCTGTGACGCCATCGCTCAGGGACTGGACTTGCCAGCATTGAAAAAAACATTGGGTTGCGGGACGCAATGCGGCTCGTGTGTCCCGGAAATCAAGCGCTTATTGGTTGCCAAAACGCAGCCCATCACCGTCATCGCGTAA